Part of the Nicotiana sylvestris chromosome 5, ASM39365v2, whole genome shotgun sequence genome is shown below.
tatctacaatgtgtACTTGCTGCTTTTAtcctgactcttccacctttttggtgagtatactcatctgtgtcatTAATGTGGCCATATTTTCAACAAGAGTGTTAGATagatctaagggcactgagtgaactactggagtgataggtgcattcctggttgtccaccccaaattttgtgccatcttgtcaagtaggctctggctttctctccatgttttgcccaagaatgctccaccagctgaaaCATCAACATTAGCCTTCAGGCTATCTGTCAAACCCATGTAAAATCGCTGCCCtaacatctgatctggaataaAGAGGTGTGGACATATAAACAACATCCCTTTGAATCGTTCCCATGTTTCTTGCAGTGTCTGCATTGATTTCTGTTTgaagctcaaaatttcatcaatttgctgagcagtcttgttgggtggatgaaacttattcacaaattgcttgactaactcctcccaagtcgtGATGGAATTAATAGGGAACGAGTTTAGCCaagtctgggcagctcctgtcactggaatggaaacaacaacaattttattgcttcctgagttacgttgggctgcctttgagttttgcagattgacaggaaattcttaaagtgttgttgaggatcttcaatgtatgaccccgaaaatagccccttgttttgcaacaagtgcagcatgttgttcgtgatttgAAATGACTTGGCCTGTATCTACGGGACTAATATCGCTGTGGCCAAATTCTCTGTTGTGGGTTATGCCCAGTCATATAGAGCAGCCTCTGAcacaagaggtgccactggcGCCAATGGCGCAGCTGGGTCTAACACATTATCCCCCATGTCTAGTTCGAGTTGTtcagttgattgttgttgtttatttttctggttggcccgattcaaggccttgaaaactttctcgggatctgataatgtttcaaatacttcaccagttctcgatgagtttctaggcatgcacctatacaaccaagtcaacaaacgttaaaatttcaatgtatagattgaaaataaagaaaaatgactacactaagaatttttgtatttctttcaactataattgataacaccgttaactCCCCGGAAACGacaccaaaatttgatcacgcctaactataccttataaaaaaacaaagcggtcgctgcaaatataatccgagtatTTAGCCCAAAGTCGAATcaacagggaattaacctaccaattactcttGTTATACTCACTGAATGTTTCGTAATCAACTTTACAGATATTTTGAATAGCAATTGGAGATGtttttactaactataactgaatgaAAGCAAGTAAACTAAAAGCTAACTATGGAAGTGGCGGCCTAAAGCCAAACCTTAATAAGATGCCTTTAACTTATTTCATAAAACTCATATAATAATGAAAGAAAGGACTTTCTTTTTGGTCTGCAGATCAATCAAGGTGGACATATAAATAGCTGATCAAGAATGTTTGAGTTATACAATAGGAATGGAGTTCATGGTATAAGTTATCACAAAAAGAATCAGATGAAAAAAGTCAAGACTTTCTATTCTACAACTTAAAGTAAGGAGTTGACATTGGCCATGAAAAGAGAACATAGTGGCTACCATCtaatcaaataaaaaaagaacACTTGACCTTTATATTAAATTTGTTTATCCACTAAAAAGATTACTGAGGGAAAATATTTTGGTTCGAAAAGAATGAGAATTTGAACTCGTGAAATCAAAATTTGCCTATGGATTAGCATAGTGAGTCAAGTTTTCCAGAATCAAGAATCTTATTCTGTTCTCCGAAAAGATGTTTTTACCTCATCAACATTTgataaagagttaaaattaatcAATTTCCATTCAGGTAAACCACAGTAAATTAAGTCCAGATTCTTGGTTTTCAATCATATTATTTCTAGATTATCTTGTATCCTAGGACATCTTAACTTAAATTCTTCATGAATATATTAAGGTGGTATCTGTGGAACACTTCAAAAGTCATAGAAACTAAAGAAAACTTCAACCTTTGCAGTTTGTATTAGAGGCAGACATGTTCTGTTTTAATATTGACACAAAGCATATTCCAAACTATAAATACTTCACGGTGTACATAAGTTATACATCATCTGAGGAGAGCAACTAGAGGAAAAATCCGAAGTAGCTAGCTGTTCTTAATCCGAAAAAAGAATGGATTCAAAGGGCTTCAATTGTTCAGTTATTGCACTTGTTTCTTGCATGGTTTTATCCTTTTCAGTCTCTTCCTTGGCCAAAAAACAACAACACTGTCCGCTTAAAGTTGGTTTCTATCAACATACTTGTCCCTCTGCTGAATCCATTGTGAGAAATGTTGTGTACAAAGCCGTTTCTCGTAATCCAGGCATTGCTGCGGGCCTTATCAGGCTACATTTTCATGACTGCTTTGTGAGGGTATGTTATGTCCTTTTGTCTAATATGCTAGTGTTCTCTTAACAATTTCATTATTTCATTAACATATTATGTCTCAGCACGCCCCACACGTGGGAGCCTCATTAGTTTTCATGGACCAAATATGCGGAAATACTTTTTGATATTTCGGTGGTGGTGAGATTTGAACTCAAAATCTCGACTTGCTCTGTTACCATATTGAATTGTGTGATCGTCCCATTAAGCCTTTAAATGAGGTTGTCACATAGTTCAACAAGTGCTACACTTGATAATTTCGTTAACTTAATATTTTTTTCTGCAATTTATGTACTTTAGGGATGTGATGCATCTGTGCTATTGGATGGACCAAATTCAGAAAAGGAAAGCGTAGCAAATAAGAACAGTTTACGAGGTTTTGAGGTGATTGATGCAGCTAAAGCTAAGCTTGAGGCTGCATGCCCTGGAACTGTCTCGTGTGCAGACATTCTCGCCTTTGCTGCTCGTGATAGTTCTTACAAAGTAGGGAAAATAAACTATGCTGTCCAAGCAGGACGCCGTGATGGACGCGTTTCTATCAAGGATGAGGCTTTACCTAATCTTCCATCTCCATTTGTTGGTGTCAAGGAACTGATCAAGAGCTTTGCAAGAAAAGGGATGTCGGTTGATGAAATGGTCACCCTCTCTGGTGCACATTCTATTGGTATTGCTCATTGCGCTGTTTTTGCAAATCGGCTATACCCTCAAAACAAGCAACAAAATCTGCCAATTGATCCTGAATATGAAAGAATGTTAAAGTCCATTTGCCCACCAGAAGCACTTACAAATGGAACAGGAGTCGCTAACCCTGCGAATCTTGATGTCCTAACACCAAACAGGTTGGATAATAGATACTACATGGATTTGAAGAGTAAGAAGGGGCTATTAGTTTCTGATCAAACATTGATGAGTAATCCTAAAACTGCAAAAATGGTGAACTTCAACGCGAGATATGGGCGCGTGTGGGGTAAGAAATTCGCAGATGCAATGGTGCATATGGGTACCTTGGATGTCCTCACAGGGTGGAAGGGTGAAATCAGGAAGAACTGCCATTTTGTGAACTAATTTTCATTGTGAGATCAGGAAGAACCGCAATgttgttattatttttgtatctttttaatttataagGGCGCTGTTCGGGTCAGCTTACATTCACATTAGCTATATCAGTGGTCTCTGCTATCTTCCACCAGGACAAGCACCAGGTAACATGGCAGGAAGAACTGCTATATTTTGCTGTGAACTAATTTGTCATTCTTTCAGTCTTCTTTTTATGGTTTTTGTGAGCTGTAAACATCCTACTGAAGTAAGGATCGACGGTTCAATCTTTGTTGAATTGTTACAGATGAATTTTCTTAATAAACTTCTATTCCTGATTGAAAGTTTCTAAAAGAAAGAATGATTACTTCTTTTCATACATTGAATTACTTCTGTTTAAACTAGTGTCACACGCTGCAAGAAAATTGGCAagtaagcaaaaaaaaaaagtttctttCCCAAAACAcctttttgaaaagtacttttgagaaaaatactctTAAAGTGCCtattcaaaagtgcttttcaaattaattagtcaaacacaaattgATTTTCACAAAAAATAACGATGAAGAGGCcgtttggtattattgatgatgttcttgtccggatggacaagtttattttgcctgTTGATTTTGTGATTCTTGACTGTGAAGTCGACTATGAGGTGCTTATAATATTGGGAAGGCCTTTCCTAGCAACTGGGAAGGcattagttgatgtggaagcaggggagctcaccttccgAGGGTGAAGAAAACATTATttatctttcatgtgtgcaaatcaatgatgCAGCCAAATAGTACTA
Proteins encoded:
- the LOC104230150 gene encoding peroxidase 5-like; translation: MDSKGFNCSVIALVSCMVLSFSVSSLAKKQQHCPLKVGFYQHTCPSAESIVRNVVYKAVSRNPGIAAGLIRLHFHDCFVRGCDASVLLDGPNSEKESVANKNSLRGFEVIDAAKAKLEAACPGTVSCADILAFAARDSSYKVGKINYAVQAGRRDGRVSIKDEALPNLPSPFVGVKELIKSFARKGMSVDEMVTLSGAHSIGIAHCAVFANRLYPQNKQQNLPIDPEYERMLKSICPPEALTNGTGVANPANLDVLTPNRLDNRYYMDLKSKKGLLVSDQTLMSNPKTAKMVNFNARYGRVWGKKFADAMVHMGTLDVLTGWKGEIRKNCHFVN